The following are encoded in a window of Lactobacillus intestinalis genomic DNA:
- a CDS encoding YjjG family noncanonical pyrimidine nucleotidase, with amino-acid sequence MQYKQIIFDVDDTLIDFAATEDFALKSLFNRHHWELNADLQKQYHSYNQGLWRQLEQGKLTYEDLSEMTFHDFIKEHFGLEIDGKKTMDEYRSYFGQAHKLLPGVEDTLKFAKKAGYKLTVLSNGEKFMQNHRLELAGIKDYFDLIVTSEEAHYSKPDEHTFDYFFSQTEIGPNETIFFGDGLQSDILGAEKYGFDSIWYNHRHRRNILNLHPLFEVDNYAQFVKIMQNNFEKAY; translated from the coding sequence ATGCAGTATAAACAGATTATTTTTGATGTGGATGATACTTTGATTGATTTTGCGGCTACAGAAGATTTTGCCTTGAAGAGCTTGTTTAATCGTCATCATTGGGAATTAAATGCAGATTTACAAAAGCAGTATCATTCCTACAATCAAGGCTTGTGGCGACAGTTAGAACAAGGAAAGTTAACTTATGAAGATTTAAGTGAGATGACTTTCCATGATTTTATTAAGGAACATTTTGGACTCGAGATAGATGGTAAGAAAACGATGGATGAGTATCGGTCATATTTTGGCCAGGCTCATAAGTTGCTTCCTGGGGTTGAGGATACTTTAAAGTTTGCTAAAAAAGCGGGCTATAAACTAACTGTTTTAAGTAATGGCGAAAAATTTATGCAAAATCATCGTTTAGAGCTTGCAGGGATTAAGGATTATTTTGATCTAATTGTTACTTCTGAAGAAGCGCATTATTCTAAACCTGATGAGCATACTTTTGATTATTTTTTCAGTCAAACTGAAATTGGGCCTAATGAAACGATTTTTTTCGGGGATGGATTGCAATCCGATATTTTAGGTGCAGAAAAATATGGCTTTGACAGTATTTGGTACAATCATCGTCATCGTAGGAATATCTTGAACTTGCATCCCTTATTTGAGGTCGATAATTATGCTCAATTTGTAAAAATTATGCAGAATAACTTTGAAAAGGCTTATTAA
- a CDS encoding ABC transporter ATP-binding protein, translating to MIDYLTIKNLRKVYNDNGKEFIALDDVSFDIKEGEIVALLGPNGAGKTTIVSIIGGYLLPTSGQVIINGEDVIKTRSRDNIGVSFGGDLGFYGRATAKQNMSFFADLAKIPHRKQKAEIERVLDIVNLKDDMNKKVQFFSKGMKQRMHIARALLGNPQLLLLDEPTDGLDVEIATNIRNVVKNLAQSGISILLTSHMMSEVEALSDQIVLLGAGKIHAKGTVEDIVEMSKVKRIDRPATLEESYLALAPQLRR from the coding sequence ATGATAGACTACTTAACAATCAAAAATTTGAGAAAAGTGTATAACGATAATGGCAAGGAATTCATTGCTTTAGATGATGTTTCCTTTGACATTAAAGAAGGTGAAATTGTGGCTCTCCTTGGACCAAATGGAGCAGGCAAAACGACTATCGTTTCTATAATTGGTGGCTATTTATTGCCGACGTCAGGTCAAGTCATCATTAATGGCGAAGACGTTATAAAAACTCGATCTCGTGATAATATTGGCGTTTCTTTTGGTGGAGATCTCGGATTTTATGGGAGAGCAACGGCCAAGCAGAATATGTCTTTTTTCGCAGATTTAGCTAAGATTCCGCATCGTAAACAAAAAGCTGAGATTGAGCGTGTGCTTGATATTGTTAATTTGAAAGACGATATGAATAAGAAGGTGCAATTTTTCTCAAAAGGGATGAAACAGCGGATGCACATTGCGCGGGCACTTCTGGGCAATCCGCAATTATTGCTTCTTGATGAGCCTACTGATGGCTTGGATGTCGAGATTGCTACCAATATTAGAAATGTAGTAAAGAACTTGGCGCAATCAGGCATCAGTATTCTGCTAACGAGTCATATGATGTCGGAAGTTGAAGCTCTGTCTGATCAAATTGTTTTACTTGGTGCTGGTAAAATTCATGCTAAGGGAACTGTTGAAGATATTGTGGAAATGTCTAAAGTGAAGCGCATTGATCGACCTGCTACCTTAGAAGAATCTTACTTGGCTTTGGCACCACAATTACGGAGATAA
- a CDS encoding AI-2E family transporter, with protein MQTAWQKFKKNVPFRRFVVLLLIILVLYEMRAMMNTVLLTFIFTYIVVHLIRLVQKKLPKVPSTVIVVVTYLLILLGLYFVITVYLPMLATQISKMVKSVYEFYKSDQMSGVTKYVTHYVNKSELVAQAKNGMSIMVHAAASVGTLTVATFMSLILSFFYTIELKKMNEFSNLFVQSGYFKWLFEDIRYFGKKFINTFGVVLEAQFFIAICNTALTMICLAVMKMPQIFALGLMVFILSLVPVAGVIISLIPLSIIGYSVGGIRYVIYIFIIIMIIHAIEAYVLNPKFMSSKTELPIFYTFLVLLVAEHFLGTWGLIVGVPIFTFLLDVIDVKSVKKKDKNESIIDGR; from the coding sequence ATGCAAACAGCATGGCAAAAATTTAAGAAAAACGTGCCGTTTCGTCGTTTTGTCGTTCTATTATTAATTATTTTGGTGCTTTATGAAATGCGCGCGATGATGAATACAGTCCTGTTGACGTTTATATTTACGTACATTGTGGTTCATCTAATTCGCTTGGTACAAAAAAAGTTACCTAAAGTGCCTTCGACAGTAATTGTCGTCGTCACGTATTTATTGATCCTTTTGGGCTTATATTTTGTAATAACCGTCTATCTTCCAATGCTGGCAACACAAATTAGCAAGATGGTGAAATCTGTTTATGAGTTTTATAAAAGTGATCAAATGTCAGGAGTCACAAAGTATGTGACCCATTATGTGAATAAATCTGAGCTCGTTGCTCAAGCTAAAAATGGAATGAGTATCATGGTTCATGCCGCTGCCAGTGTAGGTACATTAACTGTTGCAACCTTTATGTCGTTAATTTTAAGTTTCTTCTACACAATTGAGCTAAAGAAAATGAACGAATTTTCCAATTTGTTTGTTCAGAGTGGCTATTTTAAATGGTTATTTGAAGACATTCGCTACTTTGGTAAAAAGTTCATTAATACATTTGGTGTAGTGTTAGAAGCCCAATTCTTTATCGCGATTTGTAATACGGCTTTGACGATGATTTGCTTAGCAGTGATGAAAATGCCTCAAATTTTTGCGTTAGGATTAATGGTCTTTATATTAAGTTTAGTTCCAGTTGCTGGAGTAATTATTTCATTAATTCCATTGAGTATTATTGGTTATTCTGTAGGCGGAATTCGTTATGTGATTTATATTTTCATCATTATTATGATTATTCATGCGATTGAAGCCTATGTCTTAAATCCGAAGTTTATGTCCAGTAAAACTGAATTGCCAATTTTCTACACGTTTTTAGTATTGCTTGTTGCAGAGCATTTTTTAGGAACGTGGGGATTAATTGTCGGGGTTCCAATTTTTACGTTCTTGTTAGATGTAATTGATGTAAAATCCGTAAAAAAGAAGGATAAAAATGAAAGTATTATTGACGGGCGATAG
- a CDS encoding ABC transporter permease gives MSLVTSTIGQGLLWGILALGLYLSFRILNFPDMTVEGTFPFGAAVCVAALVRGVDPAIATLLSFIAGLGTGLVTGLLYTKGKIPILLAGILTMTGVYSVNLRILGKANVGLLNHATLLNAKFLTKLPANFPTIVVGLIFAICIVILLALFLNTDLGQAFIATGDNEKMARSLGINTDNMKILGLMVSNGLIGLSGGLLAQNGGYADVNMGIGTMVIGLAAIIIGEVVYGKNLSLSARLVAVVVGSILYRLVLLLVLQLGFSTNDFKLISAIILALCLMLPLFQKKFHIHKIWKRGIEKP, from the coding sequence ATGAGTTTAGTTACTTCTACTATCGGCCAAGGATTATTATGGGGAATTTTAGCCCTAGGGCTTTATTTATCCTTTAGAATTTTAAACTTTCCTGATATGACTGTTGAAGGAACTTTCCCCTTTGGAGCAGCGGTTTGTGTTGCAGCTCTTGTAAGAGGAGTGGATCCAGCAATTGCTACATTGCTTTCATTCATCGCTGGACTTGGCACTGGCCTTGTAACTGGCCTTTTATATACTAAAGGAAAAATTCCTATTTTATTAGCCGGAATTTTGACAATGACCGGAGTTTACTCGGTTAATCTCCGAATTTTAGGAAAAGCTAACGTTGGCCTTCTCAATCATGCCACTTTATTAAATGCAAAATTTTTGACCAAATTACCAGCAAACTTCCCTACGATCGTAGTGGGACTAATCTTTGCAATTTGTATTGTAATCTTACTTGCCCTATTTCTTAATACAGATTTAGGTCAGGCCTTCATTGCCACAGGAGATAATGAAAAGATGGCTCGCTCTTTGGGGATCAATACCGATAATATGAAAATCTTAGGTTTAATGGTTTCTAACGGGTTAATTGGTCTTAGCGGCGGCCTTTTAGCTCAAAACGGTGGTTACGCTGACGTTAACATGGGAATCGGAACAATGGTTATTGGTCTAGCTGCAATTATCATTGGAGAAGTTGTCTATGGTAAAAATCTTAGCCTTTCTGCCCGTTTAGTGGCAGTCGTAGTCGGCAGTATTTTATATCGCTTAGTTTTACTTTTAGTTCTTCAATTAGGCTTTAGTACCAACGACTTCAAATTAATTTCCGCAATTATTTTGGCACTTTGCTTAATGCTGCCATTATTCCAAAAGAAGTTTCATATTCATAAAATTTGGAAGAGAGGAATTGAAAAGCCATGA
- a CDS encoding SGNH/GDSL hydrolase family protein, producing the protein MKVLLTGDSIIARCEGFSEPHLNADLKRNWPTLKIINTAVSGINSGAFFARLSELVLTQDQCDAIVILLGTNDLATHKQVPIEQFKRNMQLIASAIVCLYWPKKVVLISPPAVDEDKQHVRSNKLVASYAKKVEEVSEEYGFHYINLFHEMIKRGNLAELCHGQKDDGLHFGATGYELLSELVLEELKQIEKDSQL; encoded by the coding sequence ATGAAAGTATTATTGACGGGCGATAGTATCATTGCTCGATGTGAAGGATTTTCAGAACCTCATTTAAATGCAGATTTAAAAAGAAATTGGCCCACTCTGAAAATAATCAATACAGCTGTTTCAGGTATTAATTCAGGAGCATTTTTTGCCCGATTATCGGAATTGGTTTTAACGCAGGATCAATGTGATGCAATTGTGATTTTACTAGGAACAAATGATTTAGCAACACATAAGCAAGTTCCCATTGAACAGTTTAAGAGGAATATGCAATTAATTGCTTCTGCGATTGTTTGTTTATATTGGCCGAAAAAGGTTGTACTAATTTCACCACCTGCTGTTGATGAAGACAAGCAACATGTGCGTAGTAACAAATTAGTTGCGTCTTATGCAAAAAAAGTTGAAGAAGTCAGTGAGGAATATGGATTTCATTACATTAATTTGTTCCATGAAATGATAAAGCGAGGAAATCTTGCAGAGCTTTGCCATGGGCAAAAAGATGATGGCTTGCATTTTGGAGCAACTGGATATGAATTACTTTCAGAGCTAGTTTTAGAAGAATTGAAACAAATAGAAAAAGATTCACAGCTGTGA
- a CDS encoding APC family permease, which yields MEQNQNELKRSLGFWSAISIVVGTIIGSGIFFKQASILDSAGSSTMAILAWIFGGIITLAAGLTIAEIGAQMPYTGGLYVYIENLYGRICGFLAGWMQIIAYGPAIIASVAGFMSIMMANLFGLGTEWRIPLALITVIAIGAMNFFENKVGAAFSVITTIAKMIPIAAIIIFGIFWGHEDALNQTVGEISRSGGGFGVAVLATLFGYDGWILIANLGGEMKNPQKLLPKAIILGISSVLLIYTLITIGIFRFLPAAEIHRLGENATSYLAVKAFGNLGGKLLSIGIIISMMGTLNGKMITFPRITYAMAKRGDLPFSKFLSYVTPKGKSPIIATLFLIILSAIMMVFFDPDKLSDLCVFTVYCFYLMAFFGIFILRKKHSTRPFSTPLYPLVPFIAIAGGIFVLISELFNDPAGVLFFIGLVIVGLPIFYAVKRMDQKRMK from the coding sequence ATGGAACAAAATCAAAATGAACTTAAGCGATCACTGGGCTTTTGGTCAGCAATTTCTATCGTAGTTGGAACAATTATTGGATCAGGGATCTTTTTTAAACAAGCTTCAATTTTAGACAGTGCAGGCTCCTCTACCATGGCAATCTTAGCCTGGATATTTGGAGGAATTATTACCTTGGCAGCCGGATTAACTATCGCTGAAATCGGGGCCCAAATGCCATACACTGGTGGGCTCTACGTTTATATTGAAAATTTGTATGGTAGAATCTGCGGATTTTTAGCGGGATGGATGCAAATTATCGCTTATGGACCAGCTATTATTGCTTCTGTAGCCGGATTTATGAGTATTATGATGGCTAATTTGTTTGGTTTAGGAACTGAATGGCGCATTCCTCTAGCTTTAATTACTGTGATCGCTATTGGGGCGATGAATTTCTTCGAAAATAAAGTTGGCGCAGCCTTTTCCGTAATTACCACAATCGCAAAAATGATCCCGATCGCCGCAATCATTATTTTTGGTATTTTTTGGGGTCATGAAGATGCCCTTAATCAAACAGTAGGTGAAATTAGCCGCAGCGGTGGCGGCTTTGGAGTTGCCGTTTTAGCAACGCTTTTTGGATATGATGGTTGGATCTTGATTGCCAATCTAGGTGGGGAAATGAAGAATCCTCAAAAGCTTCTTCCAAAAGCAATTATCTTAGGAATCAGCTCTGTTTTACTTATCTACACTTTAATCACAATTGGGATTTTTAGATTTTTACCAGCTGCGGAAATCCATCGTCTTGGTGAAAACGCAACTTCTTATCTAGCCGTGAAAGCCTTTGGTAATCTCGGAGGAAAGCTTCTTTCAATTGGAATCATCATTTCAATGATGGGAACTTTAAATGGAAAAATGATTACTTTCCCTCGGATTACTTATGCAATGGCTAAGCGTGGAGATTTACCATTTTCTAAATTCTTATCCTATGTAACGCCTAAGGGAAAATCACCTATTATTGCAACGCTGTTCTTGATTATTTTGTCAGCAATTATGATGGTTTTCTTTGATCCAGATAAATTATCAGATCTCTGTGTATTTACAGTTTATTGCTTCTACTTAATGGCATTTTTCGGAATCTTTATTTTAAGAAAGAAGCACTCCACTCGACCATTCAGCACACCACTTTATCCACTTGTTCCATTTATCGCTATTGCCGGGGGAATATTCGTTTTAATCAGCGAATTATTCAACGATCCAGCTGGGGTATTATTCTTCATCGGACTTGTAATTGTGGGGTTGCCAATTTTTTACGCAGTCAAACGAATGGACCAAAAACGAATGAAATAA
- the trpX gene encoding tryptophan ABC transporter substrate-binding protein, with the protein MKRLITTIVAIFTFLIVAFIVELHPTSRLNPTPTVGILQTMSHPALDQIHKGIIQGLKEEGYINHKNIKIDFQNAQGDQSNLKSMSDHFQNQNAAVTIGIATPAVQSLANESGNTPVIMGAVSDPIGTSLVKSMSHPGGKVTGVQDKQPVGVQLDLIRTIMPKIKTIGVIYTSSDDSSAAEYREFKNLAEKHHITIRPYTVTSTNDIEQVAQTMVNKVEAVYVPTDNTVASGIATLLKATNAEKIPVFPAADTMIKAGGLATRSVSQFDMGILTGKMAAQVLKGKKTEDMPVRRVTNYETVINEKTAQNLGITIPDSVIKAAQKKGRIIK; encoded by the coding sequence ATGAAGCGATTAATTACTACCATTGTTGCGATATTCACCTTTTTAATCGTAGCTTTTATTGTAGAACTGCATCCCACAAGTCGATTAAATCCCACACCTACTGTCGGAATTTTGCAGACAATGAGTCATCCAGCTTTAGACCAAATTCATAAAGGAATTATTCAGGGTCTAAAAGAAGAAGGTTATATCAATCATAAAAATATCAAGATTGATTTTCAAAATGCCCAGGGTGATCAAAGTAATCTCAAATCAATGAGTGACCATTTTCAAAATCAAAATGCGGCTGTGACCATCGGCATTGCCACCCCAGCGGTGCAATCTTTAGCAAATGAAAGTGGCAATACCCCTGTAATTATGGGAGCCGTTAGCGACCCAATTGGAACTAGTTTAGTTAAAAGTATGAGTCATCCTGGTGGAAAAGTTACCGGAGTTCAAGATAAACAACCCGTTGGGGTTCAATTAGATCTCATCCGAACTATTATGCCCAAAATCAAAACAATTGGGGTAATTTACACGTCCAGTGATGATTCTTCAGCTGCTGAATACCGCGAATTTAAGAATTTGGCTGAAAAACATCATATTACTATCCGCCCTTACACAGTTACTTCTACCAACGACATTGAACAGGTTGCTCAAACCATGGTTAATAAAGTAGAAGCTGTATATGTTCCAACTGATAATACGGTTGCTTCAGGAATTGCCACTCTTTTAAAAGCAACAAATGCGGAAAAAATCCCTGTGTTCCCAGCTGCAGATACCATGATTAAGGCTGGAGGACTAGCTACCAGATCCGTCAGCCAATTCGACATGGGAATCCTTACGGGAAAGATGGCAGCCCAAGTTTTAAAAGGTAAAAAAACAGAAGATATGCCAGTAAGAAGAGTTACAAATTATGAAACAGTAATTAATGAGAAAACTGCTCAAAACTTGGGAATTACCATTCCAGATTCCGTAATTAAAGCTGCTCAAAAGAAAGGAAGGATTATTAAATGA
- a CDS encoding helix-turn-helix domain-containing protein, producing MTIGEALKEERENLGLSRYKFSKGVVDRKFYGKVEENNGVLSSEKLIQLLQKNNIDFAQFFEKVKSNENLEAERLDKAMRVAFEKKDVNECKQVCQSIMKLKGQRILKLRAIVAIAYLDKKLDDLDENIRKEIVEEIYKSNNITQNVSIIRLFANTMPILSNEQLNILVSEFLRKAKKSKPKSEIEGRRIAVLLNNYLVSCYERKINIDLVDDSMEYLMQMKDVHLLVYKEVGKFYFELIKGNRNEAKKIRHNLVDWGYQKLADTL from the coding sequence ATGACAATAGGTGAAGCATTAAAAGAAGAACGTGAAAATTTAGGATTATCAAGATATAAGTTTTCTAAAGGGGTAGTGGATCGAAAATTTTATGGAAAAGTTGAAGAAAACAATGGCGTATTAAGTTCAGAAAAGTTAATTCAACTTCTTCAAAAGAATAATATAGACTTTGCTCAATTTTTCGAAAAAGTGAAATCAAATGAAAATCTAGAGGCTGAAAGACTAGACAAAGCTATGAGAGTAGCCTTTGAAAAGAAAGACGTTAATGAGTGTAAACAGGTTTGCCAAAGTATTATGAAATTAAAGGGCCAAAGAATACTGAAGTTACGGGCAATTGTAGCAATTGCGTACTTGGATAAAAAATTAGATGATCTCGATGAAAATATAAGAAAAGAAATAGTGGAAGAAATTTATAAGAGTAATAATATTACGCAGAATGTATCTATAATTCGGCTTTTTGCAAATACAATGCCAATTTTATCAAATGAACAATTGAATATTTTAGTATCAGAATTTTTGAGGAAAGCTAAAAAATCTAAACCGAAATCAGAGATTGAAGGAAGAAGAATTGCAGTATTACTAAATAATTATTTAGTGAGTTGCTATGAAAGAAAAATAAATATAGACCTTGTAGATGATTCAATGGAATATTTAATGCAGATGAAAGATGTACATTTATTAGTTTATAAGGAAGTTGGAAAATTTTATTTTGAATTAATCAAAGGAAATAGAAATGAAGCAAAGAAAATCAGGCACAACTTAGTTGATTGGGGCTATCAAAAGTTAGCAGATACATTGTAA
- a CDS encoding ABC transporter ATP-binding protein — MSTLLDLKNITTTVNAGTKEEKKILKNINLQLADGDFVTLLGTNGAGKSTLLNIINGSLFPSEGHVILDKEDLTAWSEVKRAKYISQVFQDPKMGTAPRMTVAENLLLATKRGEHRGLRMRGLDKHLAEFKKITAKLPNGLSERLDTFVGNLSGGQRQTLSFLMATIKKPKLLLLDEHTAALDPNTSHQLLELTNQVVQKDHLTCVMITHQLKDALRYGNRIVILNNGKIVLDVCGEEKNKLTEKAILQYFTD, encoded by the coding sequence ATGAGTACACTTTTAGATTTAAAAAATATTACAACAACCGTTAATGCTGGAACTAAAGAAGAAAAAAAGATTCTTAAAAATATCAATCTCCAACTTGCGGACGGTGACTTTGTTACTTTGCTAGGCACGAATGGGGCCGGTAAATCAACATTGCTCAATATTATTAACGGGTCTCTTTTCCCTAGTGAAGGTCACGTCATTTTAGATAAGGAGGATTTAACTGCTTGGTCTGAAGTTAAACGTGCAAAATACATCTCCCAAGTGTTTCAGGATCCTAAAATGGGAACAGCTCCTAGAATGACCGTAGCAGAAAACTTGCTCCTAGCTACCAAGCGTGGTGAACATCGTGGCTTACGGATGCGCGGGCTTGATAAACACTTAGCTGAATTCAAAAAAATTACAGCCAAGCTTCCAAATGGGTTAAGTGAGCGACTAGATACTTTTGTAGGAAATCTCTCGGGGGGGCAAAGACAAACTTTAAGTTTTTTAATGGCAACTATTAAAAAGCCAAAGTTACTCTTACTTGATGAACATACTGCAGCCTTAGATCCTAATACTAGTCATCAATTATTAGAATTAACCAACCAAGTTGTCCAAAAGGATCATTTAACTTGTGTAATGATAACGCACCAATTAAAAGACGCCTTAAGATATGGAAATAGAATTGTTATTTTAAATAACGGAAAAATCGTTCTGGATGTGTGTGGCGAAGAAAAAAACAAATTAACGGAAAAGGCTATACTTCAATACTTCACCGATTAA
- a CDS encoding SLAP domain-containing protein — protein sequence MLNMKKVITIVSGLAMAMSLTSTTAVQAASFQAPKLGVAETAPTNPAIKKGEKIFVVVQDTKKQTVNVYTKDAKKTSQTVKMGTTWTVKATKKVDGKKIVRINKSQWLNAQDIVKD from the coding sequence ATGTTGAACATGAAGAAAGTTATCACTATTGTTTCTGGATTAGCTATGGCAATGAGTTTAACAAGTACAACTGCTGTGCAAGCTGCAAGTTTTCAAGCACCAAAGTTAGGTGTTGCCGAAACTGCTCCAACTAACCCAGCAATCAAAAAAGGTGAAAAAATCTTCGTTGTTGTTCAAGATACTAAGAAGCAGACAGTCAACGTTTACACTAAAGATGCTAAGAAGACATCTCAAACTGTAAAAATGGGAACTACTTGGACTGTTAAGGCCACTAAGAAGGTTGATGGAAAGAAGATCGTTCGCATTAATAAGTCTCAATGGCTTAATGCTCAAGACATCGTAAAGGACTAA
- a CDS encoding helix-turn-helix domain-containing protein has translation MKKDKIIGQQLKKVRKQLGLTQADITKDGSIISVGQYSKIENGIHQIDANVLFEILEKNDEIDTMRFLQEVKHQYRLQSDRKINAEELSQKLTMHFYNNDLNGAKAVQKSINKLKKNRELKLRAIITVAVLNNTILEIDEDVKKDISQNAFSTSDWTKKRDSLRLFSNAMQIIDKDVAPVLMAQILKTYDDISSRDVQIQERISSICLNFLYTSFKNQTTKNVPETIELLRHLSDTPSLMFNKILGYYFESLFKGEEMEVSKIENLLRDSNCQNFLHKLLS, from the coding sequence ATGAAAAAAGACAAAATAATTGGCCAGCAATTAAAGAAAGTCAGAAAGCAGTTGGGATTGACGCAAGCCGATATTACTAAAGATGGCTCAATCATCTCCGTAGGACAATATTCCAAAATCGAAAATGGTATACATCAAATTGATGCGAATGTGCTCTTCGAGATTTTAGAGAAGAATGATGAAATAGATACCATGCGATTTTTACAAGAAGTTAAACATCAATATAGACTGCAGAGTGACAGAAAAATTAATGCAGAAGAATTATCTCAAAAACTGACGATGCACTTTTATAATAACGATTTAAATGGTGCTAAAGCAGTTCAAAAATCGATTAATAAGCTTAAAAAGAATAGGGAGTTGAAGTTGCGCGCAATTATCACTGTGGCAGTTTTAAATAATACTATTCTGGAAATAGACGAAGATGTCAAAAAGGATATTTCACAAAATGCTTTCTCAACTTCTGATTGGACTAAAAAACGGGATTCTTTGCGATTATTTAGTAACGCAATGCAAATTATTGATAAAGATGTAGCACCGGTACTAATGGCGCAGATTTTGAAGACTTATGATGATATTTCTTCGAGGGATGTACAAATTCAAGAGAGAATTTCATCTATTTGCCTTAATTTTTTATATACCAGTTTCAAAAATCAAACGACTAAAAATGTACCTGAAACCATCGAATTATTGAGGCATCTGTCTGACACGCCCTCATTAATGTTCAACAAAATTTTAGGTTACTATTTTGAGAGTTTATTTAAGGGAGAAGAAATGGAAGTCTCAAAAATAGAAAATCTATTAAGAGATAGTAATTGCCAAAACTTTCTACATAAATTGCTCTCTTAA
- a CDS encoding helix-turn-helix domain-containing protein yields the protein MEKDKIIGQQLKKIRKQLGLTQEEMIGGVIHKSHYSKIERGLEGISADSLFRILFIHNVDVDQFFEKVRKNYRSSEDVNVEELENSMRQAFNNSDTEKAKECLAQILKLDGHTILKYRSIISVAMFENKLDELTIEFKEKVLAEFTDHSNWVENVDSLKLFANCLQVFTTEQLDVFMRQLLKHYSKSKIESEKMVERVGIICNNYLYYCYFFHVAGNNINSALEYLNKLDNRNHFLMYKICYKFYDALFKGRKEQAKEIKNFLVFCGFKDRVAGWKI from the coding sequence ATGGAAAAAGATAAAATAATTGGCCAGCAATTGAAGAAAATCAGAAAGCAATTGGGATTGACGCAAGAAGAAATGATAGGTGGTGTGATTCATAAAAGTCATTACTCTAAAATTGAAAGAGGACTAGAGGGAATTTCTGCCGATAGCCTTTTTAGAATTTTGTTTATTCATAATGTTGATGTGGATCAGTTTTTTGAAAAAGTTAGGAAAAATTATCGTTCTTCAGAGGATGTTAATGTCGAAGAGCTAGAAAATTCAATGAGACAGGCTTTTAATAATTCTGATACAGAAAAGGCTAAAGAGTGTTTAGCCCAAATTTTGAAGTTAGATGGACATACAATCTTAAAATATCGCTCTATTATTTCGGTTGCAATGTTTGAGAATAAGTTAGATGAGCTAACTATAGAATTTAAAGAAAAAGTTTTGGCAGAATTTACTGATCATAGTAATTGGGTTGAAAATGTTGACTCCCTAAAACTTTTTGCTAATTGCTTACAAGTATTTACTACAGAGCAATTGGATGTATTTATGCGGCAGTTGCTCAAGCACTATAGTAAGTCAAAGATTGAGTCGGAGAAGATGGTAGAACGAGTAGGAATTATTTGTAATAACTATTTATATTATTGCTATTTCTTTCACGTTGCCGGGAATAATATCAATTCGGCTTTGGAGTACCTAAATAAATTGGACAATCGAAATCACTTTCTTATGTATAAGATTTGTTACAAGTTTTATGATGCGTTGTTTAAAGGGAGGAAGGAACAAGCGAAAGAAATTAAGAACTTTTTAGTCTTCTGTGGATTTAAAGATAGGGTGGCAGGTTGGAAAATTTAG